The following are from one region of the Quercus robur chromosome 1, dhQueRobu3.1, whole genome shotgun sequence genome:
- the LOC126697342 gene encoding uncharacterized protein LOC126697342, which translates to MRRFNPIWFKEYGSWLEYSIEKDAAYCLYCYLFRQDVGMQSGSDSFVTNGFNSWNKKGKLDIYVGGVNSAHNQALKNGENLMKQNQHIQSGLAFHGHDEFDNSSDKGNFLDLLQFLANHNVVINEVLQKTPKTNKLTYPDIQKDIVNAAAYKTTNAIIEDLDSGFFSILVDESCDISIKEQMAIVLRYVDKKGIVTKRFLGIVHVASALSLKAAIEFLFCKYELSLSRLGGQGYDGASNMQAVANKHTDIAEFLSFVSKIVTIVGVSCKKREFLQNAQLAKIQEALNLGELKSGQDLNQETILKHVGDRHWGSHIGQSST; encoded by the exons ATGCGTCGATTTAATCCTATATGGTTTAAAGAGTATGGAAGTTGGTTGGAATATAGTATTGAAAAGGATGCTGCatattgtttatattgttatctATTTAGACAAGATGTTGGTATGCAATCTGGAAGTGATAGTTTTGTGACAAATGGATTCAATAGTTGGAATAAGAAAGGAAAGCTAGACATATATGTTGGAGGTGTTAATAGTGCCCATAACCAAGCTCTTAAGAATGGTGAAAATCTAATGAAGCAAAACCAACACATTCAAAGT GGGTTAGCTTTTCATGGTCATGATGAATTTGATAATTCAAGTGATAAAGGAAATTTCCTTGACCTTCTACAATTTTTGGCAAATCATAATGTTGTTATTAATGAAGTGTTGCAGAAAACTCCAAAAACCAACAAGCTAACCTATCCTGATATTCAAAAAGACATTGTGAATGCAGCTGCATATAAAACTACCAATGCCATTATTGAAGATCTTGACAGTGGgttcttttcaattttagttgATGAGTCCTGTGATATCTCAATAAAAGAACAAATGGCTATTGTTTTGCGTTATGTGGATAAAAAGGGAATTGTTACAAAGCGATTTCTTGGTATTGTACATGTAGCCTCCGCTTTGTCTCTAAAAGCTgcaattgaatttttattctgTAAATATGAATTAAGTTTATCAAGACTAGGTGGGCAAGGTTATGATGGGGCCAGTAACATGCAAG CTGTTGCTAACAAGCATACTGATATTGCTGAATTTTTAAGCTTTGTTAGTAAAATAGTAACTATTGTTGGAGTCTCTTGTAAAAAACGAGAATTTTTACAAAATGCACAACTTGCCAAAATTCAAGAAGCATTGAACTTGGGTGAACTTAAAAGTGGGCAAGATTTAAACCAAGAGACAATTCTTAAACATGTTGGTGATAGACATTGGGGATCACATATAGGACAATCTTCAACTTAA
- the LOC126697420 gene encoding uncharacterized protein LOC126697420, whose translation MTLGRVSKQRLQMMRDYEWEALLTEVSSFCSKHDIPILNMDEIFVIGLRPRRSAPQITNLHHYHVDLFYELIDLQLQELNNHFPEATTELLLCMTCLNPSDSFLAFDIKKLSCLANFYPSDFYETDVLAFDNQFQTYIVDIHSNDEFLELKGIGDLARKMVETNKNVIYPLVYFLVKLVLTLLVVTTTMKRSFSAMKYIKNELHNRMGD comes from the coding sequence ATGACACTTGGCAGGGTGTCTAAGCAACGATTGCAGATGATGAGAGACTATGAATGGGAAGCTCTATTGACTGAGGTATCCTCATTCTGTAGCAAACATGATATTCCTATCTTGAACATGGATGAAATATTTGTAATTGGTTTGAGGCCACGACGCAGCGCCCcacaaattacaaatttacatcaCTATCATGTTGATCTATTCTATGAACTCATAGATTTGCAACTTCAAGAGCTTAACAATCATTTTCCAGAGGCGACTACTGAGTTGCTACTTTGTATGACTTGCTTGAATCCAAGTGATTCGTTTTTGgcttttgatataaaaaaattgtcatgtcTTGCAAATTTCTATCCATCTGATTTTTATGAGACAGATGTATTGGCATTTGATAATCAGTTTCAAACTTACATTGTTGATATACACTCCAATGATGAGTTTTTAGAGCTTAAAGGAATTGGGGACCTTGCTAGAAAGATGGTGGAGACAAATAAGAATGTTATATATCCACTAGTATATTTTCTTGTAAAGTTAGTTTTGACTCTTCTTGTTGTGACTACAACAATGAAAAGGAGTTTTTCAGCAATGAAATATATCAAGAATGAACTACACAATCGAATGGGGGATTAG